Proteins encoded in a region of the Trypanosoma brucei brucei TREU927 chromosome 5, complete sequence genome:
- a CDS encoding replication Factor A 28 kDa subunit, putative: MEGSGSNFFTGAAANSNAATQQRRVHPIRPVTIKQLLEAQRVGEGVTVIDGREVTQATVVGRVVGYENDSDNRFSGGALTAKHHGYRITDGTGVVVVRQWMDADQQDDPLPLQCYVRAAGTVKMWQNSPIVTGTVRLVSDCNELNYHFLDVILTHLRLTQGSRRPSSAAPAAVPNTASAVGVQNMFPGGDGKVFTTDVVINTIRQKARGEEGLSMDEISAAALQYGFSGQDVRNAIRTLMEEGKIYQTHDCKFGI; encoded by the coding sequence ATGGAAGGAAGTGGAAGTAACTTCTTTACTGGTGCCGCGGCGAACTCAAATGCCGCCACGCAGCAGCGGCGGGTGCACCCGATCCGCCCCGTCACAATTAAACAACTGCTCGAGGCTCAACGTGTGGGTGAAGGTGTGACGGTTATTGATGGTCGTGAGGTGACACAAGCAACTGTTGTGGGGCGAGTGGTGGGCTACGAAAACGATAGCGACAACCGCTTCAGTGGCGGTGCCCTCACGGCTAAACACCACGGCTACCGAATTACTGATGGCActggtgttgttgtggtgCGGCAGTGGATGGATGCCGACCAGCAGGATGATCCGCTGCCATTGCAATGTTATGTGCGGGCAGCCGGTACAGTGAAGATGTGGCAAAACTCTCCTATTGTTACGGGCACGGTGCGGCTTGTGTCAGACTGTAATGAACTAAACTATCACTTTCTTGACGTGATTCTCACACATCTACGACTCACGCAGGGGTCGCGACGTCCCAGCTCTGCTGCTCCCGCTGCAGTTCCCAATACGGCGAGTGCAGTCGGTGTTCAGAACATGTTTCCTGGTGGTGATGGAAAGGTGTTCACGACTGATGTTGTCATCAACACAATCAGGCAGAAGGCacggggggaggagggactTTCCATGGATGAAATCTCTGCGGCTGCATTGCAATATGGTTTCAGTGGTCAAGACGTACGCAACGCCATACGTACGTtgatggaggagggaaagattTACCAAACACATGATTGTAAGTTTGGCatttaa